One Urocitellus parryii isolate mUroPar1 chromosome 8, mUroPar1.hap1, whole genome shotgun sequence DNA window includes the following coding sequences:
- the LOC144256691 gene encoding proto-oncogene Mas-like, whose amino-acid sequence MDGSNVTPTVAEASLNASGRGNASVGSLRPHIPVVHWVIMGISPLGLVGNGILLSFLCFRMRRSPFTVYITHLSIADISLLFCIFILSIDYALDYELSSGHYYTIVTLSVTFLFGYNTGLYLLTAISVERCLSVLYPIWYRCHRPKHQSALVCALLWALSCLVTTMEYVMCIDSEEGHSRSDCRAVIIFIAVLSFLVFIPLMLVSSTILVVKIRKNTWTSHSSKLYMVIMVTIIIFLIFAVPMRVLYLLYYEYWSTFGNLHNLSLLFSTINSSANPFIYFFVGSSKKKRFKESLKVVLTRAFKDEMQPRRPEGNGHTISIETVV is encoded by the coding sequence ATGGATGGGTCCAACGTGACCCCGACGGTCGCGGAAGCGTCCCTGAACGCCTCGGGCCGCGGGAACGCCTCCGTGGGGAGTCTGCGTCCGCACATCCCCGTGGTGCACTGGGTCATCATGGGCATCTCCCCGCTGGGGCTGGTGGGAAATGGAATTCTCCTCTCGTTCCTCTGCTTCCGGATGAGGAGAAGCCCCTTCACGGTCTACATCACCCACCTGTCCATCGCGGACatctccctgctcttctgtatTTTCATCCTGTCCATCGACTACGCTTTAGACTATGAGCTCTCTTCTGGCCACTACTACACGATCGTCACGTTATCGGTGACTTTCCTGTTTGGCTACAACACGGGCCTCTATCTGCTGACGGCCATCAGTGTGGAGAGGTGCCTGTCAGTCCTCTACCCCATCTGGTACCGATGCCACCGCCCCAAGCACCAGTCGGCACTGGTCTGCGCCCTCCTGTGGGCGCTTTCTTGCTTGGTGACCACCATGGAATATGTCATGTGCATTGACAGCGAAGAGGGTCACTCCCGAAGTGACTGCAGGGCGGTCATCATCTTCATAGCCGTCCTGAGCTTCTTGGTCTTCATTCCCCTCATGCTGGTGTCCAGCACCATCTTGGTGGTGAAGATCCGAAAGAACACGTGGACGTCGCACTCCTCGAAGCTGTACATGGTCATCATGGTCACCATCATCATATTCCTCATCTTCGCCGTGCCCATGAGAGTCCTCTACCTGCTGTACTACGAGTACTGGTCCACTTTCGGGAACCTGCACAACCTCTCTCTGCTCTTCTCCACCATCAACAGTAGCGCCAACCCTTTCATTTACTTCTTTGTGGGCAGCAGCAAGAAGAAGCGGTTCAAGGAGTCCTTAAAAGTGGTTCTGACCAGGGCTTTCAAAGATGAAATGCAGCCTCGGCGCCCGGAGGGCAATGGCCACACCATCTCCATCGAGACGGTCGTCTGA